The following are encoded in a window of Catharus ustulatus isolate bCatUst1 chromosome Z unlocalized genomic scaffold, bCatUst1.pri.v2 scaffold_29_arrow_ctg1, whole genome shotgun sequence genomic DNA:
- the LOC117011194 gene encoding translation initiation factor IF-2-like, which yields MLPCLAPPARPLCSPGFGGALHGSALRSPLRARRARPCPAPAAAPRSRLRSPPRSVPALLSRHGSLRQPPALVPMQPSERSSPATEPVKVAGAAAGGRWAALRSRREGRRAPVPLGSSPSSGTRPPGRPGEQGGLGDPPLYTLGGASRDSPGGARCPGTTLTAPEQRNSFPCPEGCEQKVGLRSPLGWRRIGVCRCRLLRKAALAVPGAFPCAAASNGIIFRHVRPEIVIPQTWGTA from the coding sequence atgctgccctgcctggctcccccTGCCCGGCCGCTCTGCAGCCCGGGCTTCGGTGGGGCTCTACACGGCTCCGCTCTCCGCTCCCCGCTCCGAGCTCGCCGGGCGCGTCCCTGCCCggctcccgccgccgctccgcgctcccggctccgctccccgcCTCGCAGCGTCCCCGCCCTGTTATCCCGCCACGGCTCCCTGCGCCAGCCCCCTGCTCTTGTCCCCATGCAGCCCTCCGAGCGCTCCTCGCCGGCGACAGAGCCGGTAAAAGTTGCCGGTGCGGCTGCGGGCGGTCGCTGGGCTGCGCTGCGCTCCCGCCGGGAGGGACGGCGAGCGCCGGTCCCGCTCGGCTCCTCCCCGAGCTCCGGGACTCGCCCCCCGGGCCGCCCTGGGGAGCAAGGGGGCTTGGGGGATCCTCCCCTTTACACCCTCGGGGGAGCGTCCCGGGACAGCCCCGGCGGAGCTCGCTGTCCGGGCACCACTCTCACCGCTCCCGAGCAGCGGAACAGTTTTCCGTGTCCCGAGGGCTGCGAACAGAAGGTGGGGCTTCGGTCCCCCCTCGGATGGCGGAGGATCGGTGTCTGCCGCTGCCGCTTGTTAAGGaaggcagcactggcagtgccCGGTGCCTTCCCATGCGCTGCTGCTTCAAATGGAATAATTTTCCGACATGTGAGACCCGAGATCGTGATTCCACAAACCTGGGGCACTGCCTAA